ATCTCCGACAACAGCGTCATGCCAATGCCATGTCGCACCATTTCGAGCACAGTGGCAACATCCCGTGTTCTTACCTGCTCGCTTCGCGCCCCCCCATCCGCATGAATGATACGATCAAGGATCAACTCGCAACCCGCTGCCGCAATCAACTGTCGATCTCGCAGATCGCGTGGGGCAACCATATCCCGCCGCATGAAGGGGTCGTCACGTCGACCGACCACGACCAATTCTTCCTGCCCTACTTCAACCGCTTCCAAACCGGAAAATGGCAGTGACGTAATGCCAATATCAGCAATGCCGTCACTCACCCAAAGGCTTACATCGTCGTGTCCGCCTTCAAAAGTGCTGAATTCCACACACGGATGGAGCCGCAAAAAAGTTTTGCGCAGATCAGGAACCACATATTCCAGCTGGCTGGGAATGGCAGCCACGCGCAGCCTGTCAGGCGCATTGGTGACCATCTTGCGTGCCTGAGCTTCTATCCGATCCACAGCCGATAAAGCACTGCGCGCATCATCAAGAATGGTCTGCCCAAAAGCGGTCAGCATCGCACCGTCGCGTTTACGGGCAAGCAGATCCAGTCCGAGGATTTTCTCAAGCGTCGACAGCGCCTGACTGGCCCCTGACTGGGTCAGGCCCAGCTTCCGTGCGGCCGCACCGACACTGCCGGTTTCGGCTACCGCTTCGAGCAAACGCAACTGGACGAGACTGATCTTCATGGCTTAGCTTCCCAATGCCGCATCGCCCCAATCGGCACGGCGCGCCCAACGGAAAAACTCACCGTCCCGCTTGGTGACAAGACGCTCTTCAGCGCTTCCATCTTCGATGCAAAGTTTCAGTGCCACCTTGCCGCCACCGACACGCGTGGGCGCAATCACCCGCGCTGATGCAGCAAGCGACCGATCACGCGTCGCAGCCAGATAGATGAACTTCTCGTCTTCCCATGGCACTTCAGCATCCTTGGTCAGACGATGAATACGGGAGCGAGCAACCCGGCGCGAAAAATGGCACCAGTCGGGTGCAATCAACGGGCATTCGAGCTGATGCGTGCAAGGTGCCGCAATATATGCACCCTGTTCAATGAGCGCCGCGCGTGCGTCGAGAATGCGCTGCCAGCCTGCAGGAGTTCCCGGCTCTACAATCACGAACAGATGGCGGGCTGAAGCCCATAGCCGTTCGACAAGCGCCTTGCGATCATGAGGTGCCAGCTCGTCAAGAACATAGGCGATCGTCACAAGATCAGCTTGCGGAAAATCAAGCTTTTCCCTGACCAGATCGCCCGCGCGCCATTCCGTTTCAAGACCCACATTTTCCGCAAGCTTGCCGCCCACTGCACGAATCGCAGGGCTTGCTTCGATCATGGTCGCCGATGCGAGATCGGGCCAGCATTCGCGTGCAGCCCAAAGTGCGGTCCCCGGCCCACAGCCTACATCAAGCATAGTCGTCGGCGCAAAGTCTGGGCACACTTCCGCAACGCTTTCAAAACTTGCGCGCACTGCCGCATAGGTCGCAGGCAATCGCGCAGCAAGATAGGCCTTAGCGGCAAGTTCGTCAGAAATATGCAGGCGACCATCGCGTGTTTCCGCGCGATAGCGCCGCGACAAAACCTCAGACGCGCGCTTGAGGTCGGCCAGAGCCACTCCTTCAAGCGTCGTGTCTACAGCCTGACGCAATAGTGATGGCAATTCCATCGCAGATCAGCGCTCCAGAACCTGCTTTACGTCGACCAGATTGGAACGAACGCGCAGGATATAAAAGCCCATCGTGGTCAGATGTGACGGTGTAAACCATGCATCCGGGCTACCGTTTGAAACAATGAACGGCTGCATATCGAGCGCCGAGCGCAACTGCCGTTCCATTTCATCCCATACGCCATCAAGATGCTTTTCAGCCAGGACCCCGCGGAAATCCGAATGGGCAGCGCGCAAGAGGCCGTAATAGGCATAGAGCTGGCCATAAGCGAACCAGAAGCGATCATCGGCGCGCGTATCAAACCAACCAGCATGATAATTCTCTGCACGGTCCTTGAGGATTGCTGAGGTCGAACCCAGATCGCTCGCAATGCGATCGACAAACTGGATCAGATTGTCGGCGCGCGCGTCAAACGTGGCCTGACAGTTTTCAAGACGCGTATTGAACGAACGTAAGTCCTTGATTGCCGAGCGATAATAGCTTGGCGTCGGGGTCTTTGGTCCAAACGGGCTCAGGCCGAAATACCAGGCATCTTCGGCAAACTGCAGATTGCCACGCGCTTTTTGCAGATCTCCGTCGATTTGGGATGTGCCGCGCAAACGGCCAATATTGTCTACCAACTCGATAGCCGTACGGCGTACGGCTGCATTGATGCCGCGCTGGAACGATGCCTTGTTATCGAGAAATGGCGTGCGATCCCAATCGATTCCAAAGAAACCAACCTTGTAGAGCAGCATGGAGGAAATCCACGCGTTCTGGTTCACGTTGAAATCGGTGAGATCAGCTGCGACTTCAGCAATTGCTGAAGGCGAACACTTACGCGCAGTCGATGGAATCTGCGCGGCCTGCATCGGCTGCGACTGTGACTCCGTCGAGGTTTCGGACTGCGTGTTTGTGTCGCCGTTACCAGCGGCAGGTGTCGTATCCGTACCACCAGCGCTATTTTCGGAAGGTGCTGGCGTTGCCGGTTCGGGCGTTGCAGCCAATGGCGCAGGTGTCTTCTGCACTTCCTCGCCGGGTGTCACTGCCGTCTGATAGCTGTACTTGGCTGGATAATCAGGATTGAAGTTGGTCCAGACCTGCGTTTGCCAGATAAAATAGATATAAAGACCGCCCAGTCCAATTACGGCCACGGCGATCGCAACTTTCCACAAATTTCCCAGCTTAAGGAAAAGCCGCCATAAACCGCCGAGCGGTACTGCTATCAAGCGGGCCAACGCCGCGATAAATCGACCAAGGAAGGAGAAAACGCCCCGTACTGCATTCCACACCGTAAAAATTCCTTCCTCTTGCCTGCAATTGCAGGCTATTCGACATTTTAGATTGTCCGGGTCTTATCCGGCAACTGGCCCGAAAAGCCGCTGACCACTGATCAGCATATTTTGATTAGCTTCACACATCTCAAATAGAGTGCGGCAAGCTTTTCGACAACCTTGAACCAGCCTGTCTCTGACTTTATCGCGTGTTTTCAGCGCTCAAGGGTTGAAACAAGATGCCCCTTGCGTAACATGGCGCCACTTCGCACTGCTTCGGCTTACAAAGCCTCATCTGCAGAACCTTTTTGACTGACGGTCCATAAAAAACGAGTACAACACACCCCAAAGTCGCAATCAGAAATATTTTCGCCGCAATGGTACTTGATCGGCGAAATCTTTGGTGTTTGCTAAAAGCCGGAACCGGAAAAACAATCAACCGTCAAAACGGCCCGGTTAATGGAGAGAGAAATGAAGTCCACTTCGACGTCCACCCTCAAGTATGCCTTGAGTACACTAGCCTTAACGACAGCTGTGTTCGCACTGCCGGGCACCAGCTTCGCGGCCGAACCGGCAAGCTGCTCCACCGTTCGCTTTTCCGATGTGGGCTGGACCGACATCACTTCGACCACGGCGGTGGCTACTGAGATTCTCAAAGGTCTCGGCTACAAGACCGACATCAAGGTTCTTTCCGTGCCAGTGACCTATGCGTCGCTCAGCAAGAAAGACATTGATGTGTTTCTCGGCTACTGGAACCCGTCCATGAGCGCCGATCTCAAGCCTTATCTGGATGACAAGACCGTCGAAACACTCCGCACCAATCTGACGGGCGCGAAATACACCCTCGCCGTACCAAAATATGCCTATGACGAAGGGCTCAAGGACTTCAAAGACATCGCCACTTTCAAAGACAAGCTTGGTGGCAAGATTTACGGCATCGAACCAGGCAATGACGGCAATCGTCTGATCCTCGACATGATCAGCAAGGATGCATTCGGCCTGAAGTCATTTGAGCTCGCTGAATCGTCAGAACAGGGCATGCTTGCACAGGTCGGCAAGAGCGTTCGCGGCAAGGACCCGATCGTGTTCCTCGCCTGGGAACCACATCCGATGAACAAGCGCTTTGAAATCGCCTATCTGACCGGTGGCGACGATTTCTTCGGCCCGAACCTTGGCGGCGCCAAAGTCGAAACCAATGTCCGCGCAGGCTATGCGCAGGAATGCCCGAATGTTGGCAAGTTCCTTACCAATCTCGAATTCCAGCTCGAAATGGAAAACGAGATCATGGGTAAGATTCTTGACGACGGCGAAGATCCAGCAAAGGCCGCAAACGCTTGGCTCAAGGCAAATCCTGCTGTTCTCGACAAATGGCTCGACGGTGTGACCACTGCTGATGGCAAGGAAGGCCTGCCGGCAGTGAAGTCGGAACTCGGCCTGTAATCTTCAAAGCCTCGGGCCGCGGATCACCGCGGCCTACTCATTTGTGGGTAAATATCCAGAGCAATTCCAGCAAACGTACGTATCGGTTTTGCATTCGGAAATGCGTAAAACAAACAGAAAAGCACGCAGCAGGAGACATGATCGTTGAACTGGCTGACGGACTATAAGATTCCAGTCGGACCAACCGCAAAGTCGGTGGTCGATTGGCTTACGAACAATATGGGTGGTTTTTTCGATACGCTGGCTGCGATCATGCAGTGGCTCATCGATGGATTGTTGTACTTGTTACAGCTCCCGCATCCCCTCGTCTTGATCGTCATTTTTGCAGTGATCGCCTGGTTTATCCAGCGCCGTATTTCGGTGGTTATCCTGACGATTATTGGCTTTCTGTTCATCATCAATCAGGGTTATTGGGATGGCACCCTCAAAACACTGACGCTGGTTCTGTCGGCCTGCTTTCTCTGTATGGCAATCGGTGTACCGCTCGGCATTGCGGCCGCCCATCGTCCCACCCTTTATGCAATCCTGCGGCCAGTTCTCGATCTGATGCAGACGCTGCCGACCTTTGTGTATCTGATCCCGGCCATCGTTTTCTTTGGCATCGGTATGGTACCCGGCTTGCTGGCCACTGCGATCTTCGTTCTGCCCGCACCCGTACGGCTTACACATCTCGGCATCTCATCGACACCATCCTCGCTGATAGAAGCGGGCGAAGCTTTCGGGGCGTCCCGCACTCAGCTTCTCTGGAAGATCGAACTGCCTTATGCCATGCCGCAAATCCTCGCCGGCCTCACCCAAACCATCATGCTGTCACTGTCCATGGTGGTGATTGCAGCGCTTGTGGGCGCTGATGGGCTTGGTGTGCCTGTGGTTCGCGCGCTCAATTCGGTCAATACCGCGCTGGGCTTTGAATCAGGTTTCGTCATCGTCGTGGTCGCCATCGTGCTCGACCGCATCTTCCGCGCCGGACGCGAAAAGTAGGAGAGCCAATCATGACGATCATCGCCTTGAAAGATGTCAGCATCATTTTCGGCAAGAATGTCGATAACGCGCTTGAACTGGCGGATCGCGGCGCTTCGCGCTCAGAAATTCAGGCAGAAACCGATCTTGTTTTGGGCGTACATGACTGCTCGCTCAATATTCAGGAAGGCGAAATTCTTGTCTTGATGGGCCTTTCGGGCTCGGGAAAATCCACCCTGCTGCGCGCCATCAATCGCCTCAATCCAATTTCACGCGGCAGCGTTCTGGTGCGTGACGGTGAGCGAACGATTGACGTGGGCAAAGCCGATCGCGGCACGATGCGGCACTTACGAACTGAACTCGTCTCGATGGTATTTCAGCAATTCGGTCTGTTGCCTTGGCGCACGGTCGAAGAGAATGTGGCTTTCGGGCTGGAAATCTCCGGCATGCGTAAGGACGAGCGGCTTGCACAGGCACGCAAGCAGCTCGAACTGGTGGGCCTGCAAGATTGGGCCACGCGCAAGGTGAGTGAACTTTCAGGCGGCATGCAGCAGCGTGTTGGCCTCGCCCGGGCCTTTGCGACCGGCGCACCGATCCTGCTTATGGACGAGCCCTTCTCCGCTCTCGATCCGCTCATCCGAACACGTTTGCAGGATGAACTTCTGGCTTTTCAATCACGGCTTAAGAAGACCATTGTCTTCGTCAGCCACGATCTTGATGAAGCCATGAAGATTGGTAATCGCATTGCCATCATGGAAGGCGGACGGATTGTCCAATGCGGCACACCGCAGGAAATCCTGCTACAGCCAGCAGACAAGTATGTCGCCGACTTCGTGGCCCACATGAATCCGCTGGGCGTTTTGCGCGCGGGCGATATCATGACGCCATTTGACCGTAATGCGGCACCTCGTCCGTTTGCGGCAACCACACGACGCGAAACGCTCATCCGCGAGTTGATGGGTGCCGTTGCTGACAGCGGCGGTGATGTGGGCATTGTCGAGAACGGCGCGATCATCGGCAAAATTGCCGCCGACGACATCGTGCGCGCGCTTGCCTGGCACCAACAGCGAGGGCAGCATTAGAGCGCATCCCGAAAAGTGCGAAGCGGTTTTCGGAACACGATGCGCGTAAAAACAAATGGATAGAGCATTTCCAATGACTCAATCAAAACAGGAAATGCTCTAGAGTGCCGTGCACCCTCTTGGGCGCACAAACGTCGCTCTAAAACAATGTCTTCAAACAAAAACGCCGCCCCAAAAGGACGGCGTTTTTCTTATCGAGACAATGGCGTTAAGCCTGAGCCGCCGCGCGTGCTGCAGCACGCGCTTCAACACGAGCACGGATCGCATCAACATCCGCGCGTGGCGTGGCTGCAAAAAGCTTCTTCGTGTAGTCGTGCTGTGGATTGGTAAAGACCTCTTCACGAGGCCCATATTCAACCACTTCACCGAAATACATCACCATCACATCGTCAGCAATGTAGCGCACGACCGAAAGGTCGTGGCTGATGAAGACATAGGTCAGGCCAAACTCTTCCTGCAGATCGGCAAGAATATTGAGCACCTGTGCCTGCACCGACAGATCGAGCGCCGACACTGGCTCATCCAGAATCAGCAGCTTCGGGTTGAGCATTAATGCGCGAGCAATAGCAATACGCTGACGCTGGCCGCCCGAGAACATGTGCGGATAGCGATTGAAATGTTCTTTGCCGAGACCAACCTTCAGCAGCATTTCCATCGCTTTTTCACGACGCTCGGCAGCTGACATCTTGGTGTTGAGCAACAGAGGTTCTGCCAGCACATCGCCGATCTTCTGGCGTGGATTGAGCGAGCCATAAGGGTTCTGGAACACGATCTGCACCTTCTGGCGCATCTCTGCTGTCAGTCCATCACGGGCAATGTTCACATCCTGTCCACCGATCAGCAATTCGCCGGATGTCTGCGGATCAATCATAGTGAGGATACGCGCAAGCGTCGACTTGCCACAACCCGATTCGCCAACGATGGCGAGGGTCTTGCCCTTTTCGACCTTGAAGCTCACACCTTTGACGGCGTGAACAACCTTAGGCTTGCCGAAAAGACCGCCGCCAACATGGTAATCGCGCTTGATATCGCGCGCTTCGAGAACGATCTCGCTCATCACGCTTCTCCTGCGACACTATTTTGAAGAACAAAGTCAGAAACCGTCGGCAGACGGTCGCCGGTCGCATTTTCAGGCAGAGCCGAAAGAAGAGCCCGCGTATAAGGGTGCTTTGGCGCAGTGAACAACGACAATACGTCGGAATCCTCCATCTTGTGCCCCTTATACTGCACGATCACGCGATCCGCCGTTTCAGCAACAACGCCCATATCATGAGTGATCATGATCAGGCCCATGCCGTGTTCGACCTGAAGACGCATCAGCAGATCGAGAATCTGCTTCTGGATAGTCACATCGAGTGCAGTGGTCGGCTCATCGGCAATCAGCAGCTTTGGATTACAGGCAATCGCGATAGCGATCATGACACGCTGGCACTGGCCACCCGACATCTGATGCGGGAAGCTCTTCAGGCGTTCCGCTGCATCGCGAATACCGACCAGTTCAAGCAGCTCGACCGCACGAGCGTGGCTGGCCGCACCGTGAAGCCCCATATGTCGATTGAGAACTTCCTCGAGCTGATAGCCGACCGTAAAACACGGATTGAGGCTGGCAACCGGCTCCTGGAAGATCATCGAAATATCGCGTCCGATGATCTTGCGACGTTCCTTGTCGGACATTGCCAGCAGGTTTTGGCCATCAAATGTCATGCTGTCGGCAGTAACCGTCGCCGTCTTGGGCAACAGGCCCATGACTGCAAGCATACCAACCGACTTGCCGGAACCCGACTCGCCAACGATTGCCAGCACTTCGCCCTTATCGACCGAGATATCGATGCCATCGACCGCCTTGAAAGGACCAGTCGATGTATCGAACGAAACCGTGAGGTTCTTGATATCAAGCAAAGCCATCGATCAGCTCCTCTTCAGTTTCGGATCAAGCGCATCGCGCAGACCATCGCCGATCAGATTGATCGCGAGAACTGTGATCAGGATCGCAAGACCTGGGAAGGTCACAACCCACCATGCGCGCATGATGAATTCGCGGGCTTCTGCAAGCATGGTACCCCATTCCGGTGTTGGTGGCTGCGCACCCATGCCCAGGAAGCCGAGAGCTGCAACGTCAAGAATGGCGTTGGAAAACGACATCGTGGCCTGAACAACCAATGGTGCCAGGCAGTTTGGCAAAATGGTCTTGAACATCAGACGCAGCTTGCTTGCACCTGCGAGCTTGGCTGCCGTCACATATTCGCGTTCCTTTTCAGCCATGACGGCTGCACGGGTCAGACGCGAAAAGTGCGGAAGCAGAACAAGCGTAATCGCAAGAACGGCGTTGATGAGGCCCGGTCCGAGAATGGCGACCAGAACCAGTGCCAGCAATAGCGACGGGAACGCCAGAATCACGTCCATGATACGCATGAAAACCGTGTCCACACCGCCGCCGAAATAGCCGGAGATGAGGCCGATAGTGATGCCAAGACACATCGAAATGATGACAATGACAAAACCCACGAGCAGCGAATACTGAGCGCCATAGATCAGGCGGGATAGCATATCGCGGCCGACAGCATCTGTACCCAGCAGAAACTGAGTGCTTCCACCCTGCTCCCAGAACGGAGGTGCCAGCATGAAATCACGAAACTGCTCCGATGGATTGTGCGGAGCAATAAGAGGCGCCAGAATTGCCACAACGACAAGCGCCATAAATACGAAGAGACCGATGACAGCGCCGCGATTGACGCTGAAATAGAACCAGAAATCTTTCAAAGCACGGATTTTTCCGACTTCGTTCACGGCTTCCGGCTGAATTGCTGAGTGTGTCATTATACCCTCACTTGTGCCGGATACGCGGATTGATCAGACCGTAAAGCAGATCGACGACCAAATTCACGATCATGATAATGAACGCGATGATGAGCAGTCCGCTCTGTACGACCGGATAGTCGCGACGCGAAATGGAATCGAGCATCCATTTGCCAATTCCGGGCCATGAGAAAATGGTTTCCGTCAGGATAGCACCCGCCATCAACACACCCACCTGAAGGCCGATTGTCGTGATGACTGGGATCATCGCATTGCGCAGCGCATGCAGACCAATGACACGGCGAATCGGCAAGCCTTTCGCACGTGCTGTACGGACATAATCTTCACCCAGAACTTCCAGCATCGCCGAACGCGTCTGACGTGCAATCACCGCAAGCGGGATGGTTGCAAGCACGATGGTCGGCAGAATGAGATGCGAGGCAGCAGAGGCGAAAGCGCCTTTTTGCCCCGACAGCAGACTATCGATCAGCATGAAGCCCGTGACTGGCGGGAAGTAATAGAGCAATGAGATGCGGCCTGAAACCGGCGTCCATTGTAGCACACCCGAGAACAGGATGATCAGCAACAAGGCCCACCAGAAAATCGGCATCGAATAGCCAACA
This sequence is a window from Ochrobactrum quorumnocens. Protein-coding genes within it:
- a CDS encoding small ribosomal subunit Rsm22 family protein; amino-acid sequence: MELPSLLRQAVDTTLEGVALADLKRASEVLSRRYRAETRDGRLHISDELAAKAYLAARLPATYAAVRASFESVAEVCPDFAPTTMLDVGCGPGTALWAARECWPDLASATMIEASPAIRAVGGKLAENVGLETEWRAGDLVREKLDFPQADLVTIAYVLDELAPHDRKALVERLWASARHLFVIVEPGTPAGWQRILDARAALIEQGAYIAAPCTHQLECPLIAPDWCHFSRRVARSRIHRLTKDAEVPWEDEKFIYLAATRDRSLAASARVIAPTRVGGGKVALKLCIEDGSAEERLVTKRDGEFFRWARRADWGDAALGS
- a CDS encoding ABC transporter permease subunit, whose translation is MFRFILNKLLYLVPTFIGITIVAFAFVRVLPGDPVLLMAGERGVSPERHAQLLAQLGFDRPLWEQYLNYVWNLLHGDFGQSLVTKKPVLVEFFALFPATIELAVCAIIVAILVGIPAGVIAAVKRGSWFDQGLMGISLVGYSMPIFWWALLLIILFSGVLQWTPVSGRISLLYYFPPVTGFMLIDSLLSGQKGAFASAASHLILPTIVLATIPLAVIARQTRSAMLEVLGEDYVRTARAKGLPIRRVIGLHALRNAMIPVITTIGLQVGVLMAGAILTETIFSWPGIGKWMLDSISRRDYPVVQSGLLIIAFIIMIVNLVVDLLYGLINPRIRHK
- the choW gene encoding choline ABC transporter permease subunit; translation: MNWLTDYKIPVGPTAKSVVDWLTNNMGGFFDTLAAIMQWLIDGLLYLLQLPHPLVLIVIFAVIAWFIQRRISVVILTIIGFLFIINQGYWDGTLKTLTLVLSACFLCMAIGVPLGIAAAHRPTLYAILRPVLDLMQTLPTFVYLIPAIVFFGIGMVPGLLATAIFVLPAPVRLTHLGISSTPSSLIEAGEAFGASRTQLLWKIELPYAMPQILAGLTQTIMLSLSMVVIAALVGADGLGVPVVRALNSVNTALGFESGFVIVVVAIVLDRIFRAGREK
- a CDS encoding LysR family transcriptional regulator, which translates into the protein MKISLVQLRLLEAVAETGSVGAAARKLGLTQSGASQALSTLEKILGLDLLARKRDGAMLTAFGQTILDDARSALSAVDRIEAQARKMVTNAPDRLRVAAIPSQLEYVVPDLRKTFLRLHPCVEFSTFEGGHDDVSLWVSDGIADIGITSLPFSGLEAVEVGQEELVVVGRRDDPFMRRDMVAPRDLRDRQLIAAAGCELILDRIIHADGGARSEQVRTRDVATVLEMVRHGIGMTLLSEISLPGSDLHDLRAIKLNPPTFRTVYIVYRADSPVRHLIDSFCVIAKDANIKAA
- a CDS encoding dipeptide ABC transporter ATP-binding protein; translated protein: MSEIVLEARDIKRDYHVGGGLFGKPKVVHAVKGVSFKVEKGKTLAIVGESGCGKSTLARILTMIDPQTSGELLIGGQDVNIARDGLTAEMRQKVQIVFQNPYGSLNPRQKIGDVLAEPLLLNTKMSAAERREKAMEMLLKVGLGKEHFNRYPHMFSGGQRQRIAIARALMLNPKLLILDEPVSALDLSVQAQVLNILADLQEEFGLTYVFISHDLSVVRYIADDVMVMYFGEVVEYGPREEVFTNPQHDYTKKLFAATPRADVDAIRARVEARAAARAAAQA
- a CDS encoding DUF2333 family protein, whose translation is MWNAVRGVFSFLGRFIAALARLIAVPLGGLWRLFLKLGNLWKVAIAVAVIGLGGLYIYFIWQTQVWTNFNPDYPAKYSYQTAVTPGEEVQKTPAPLAATPEPATPAPSENSAGGTDTTPAAGNGDTNTQSETSTESQSQPMQAAQIPSTARKCSPSAIAEVAADLTDFNVNQNAWISSMLLYKVGFFGIDWDRTPFLDNKASFQRGINAAVRRTAIELVDNIGRLRGTSQIDGDLQKARGNLQFAEDAWYFGLSPFGPKTPTPSYYRSAIKDLRSFNTRLENCQATFDARADNLIQFVDRIASDLGSTSAILKDRAENYHAGWFDTRADDRFWFAYGQLYAYYGLLRAAHSDFRGVLAEKHLDGVWDEMERQLRSALDMQPFIVSNGSPDAWFTPSHLTTMGFYILRVRSNLVDVKQVLER
- the choV gene encoding choline ABC transporter ATP-binding protein, which translates into the protein MTIIALKDVSIIFGKNVDNALELADRGASRSEIQAETDLVLGVHDCSLNIQEGEILVLMGLSGSGKSTLLRAINRLNPISRGSVLVRDGERTIDVGKADRGTMRHLRTELVSMVFQQFGLLPWRTVEENVAFGLEISGMRKDERLAQARKQLELVGLQDWATRKVSELSGGMQQRVGLARAFATGAPILLMDEPFSALDPLIRTRLQDELLAFQSRLKKTIVFVSHDLDEAMKIGNRIAIMEGGRIVQCGTPQEILLQPADKYVADFVAHMNPLGVLRAGDIMTPFDRNAAPRPFAATTRRETLIRELMGAVADSGGDVGIVENGAIIGKIAADDIVRALAWHQQRGQH
- a CDS encoding ABC transporter permease subunit codes for the protein MTHSAIQPEAVNEVGKIRALKDFWFYFSVNRGAVIGLFVFMALVVVAILAPLIAPHNPSEQFRDFMLAPPFWEQGGSTQFLLGTDAVGRDMLSRLIYGAQYSLLVGFVIVIISMCLGITIGLISGYFGGGVDTVFMRIMDVILAFPSLLLALVLVAILGPGLINAVLAITLVLLPHFSRLTRAAVMAEKEREYVTAAKLAGASKLRLMFKTILPNCLAPLVVQATMSFSNAILDVAALGFLGMGAQPPTPEWGTMLAEAREFIMRAWWVVTFPGLAILITVLAINLIGDGLRDALDPKLKRS
- a CDS encoding choline ABC transporter substrate-binding protein encodes the protein MKSTSTSTLKYALSTLALTTAVFALPGTSFAAEPASCSTVRFSDVGWTDITSTTAVATEILKGLGYKTDIKVLSVPVTYASLSKKDIDVFLGYWNPSMSADLKPYLDDKTVETLRTNLTGAKYTLAVPKYAYDEGLKDFKDIATFKDKLGGKIYGIEPGNDGNRLILDMISKDAFGLKSFELAESSEQGMLAQVGKSVRGKDPIVFLAWEPHPMNKRFEIAYLTGGDDFFGPNLGGAKVETNVRAGYAQECPNVGKFLTNLEFQLEMENEIMGKILDDGEDPAKAANAWLKANPAVLDKWLDGVTTADGKEGLPAVKSELGL
- a CDS encoding ABC transporter ATP-binding protein, producing MALLDIKNLTVSFDTSTGPFKAVDGIDISVDKGEVLAIVGESGSGKSVGMLAVMGLLPKTATVTADSMTFDGQNLLAMSDKERRKIIGRDISMIFQEPVASLNPCFTVGYQLEEVLNRHMGLHGAASHARAVELLELVGIRDAAERLKSFPHQMSGGQCQRVMIAIAIACNPKLLIADEPTTALDVTIQKQILDLLMRLQVEHGMGLIMITHDMGVVAETADRVIVQYKGHKMEDSDVLSLFTAPKHPYTRALLSALPENATGDRLPTVSDFVLQNSVAGEA